The DNA segment TTTACTCCCGATATTGCCAATCAAATCGGCATTGATTATCTGCCGGGCGTACTGGTCAATCGGGTCGCGAGAAATTCCCGAGCCGATCAGGCCAATATTCATCCCGGCTCGATTATAACTTCGATCGATAACGTTGAAATAAAAAATCTGGATGATTTGAAACTGGAGATGCAAAGCCTCAAGGGAAGGAAATCTGCGATTCCTTTCCTGGTGGTTGATCCGTCCGGGTCAATAGAGTACAAGGCCATACGGCCGTAAAAAAGGGGTGCTGGAATGGAAACGCTTGTAGGCGTATTATCAATAGGAGTTGGAATTCATCGTGGCTAAACAATCTTTAAAGTACCGCGACGAAGACAGGTCCCTGGACCTGTACCTCCGTGAAATAGGGGAGACTCCCCTTATTCCCGCCGAGGAAGAAGTGCGATTGGCCAAACAAATCAGGCAAGGCAGCAAACAAGCCCTTGAATCCTTAACGAAGGCCAATCTCCGCTTTGTGGTCTCGGTGGCCAAGCAGTATCAGAACCAGGGTCTATCCCTGGCCGACCTTATCAACGAAGGGAATATCGGTCTTATCAAGGCGGCCAAACGGTTCGATGAAACCCGGGGATTCAAATTCATCAGTTATGCCGTCTGGTGGATAAGACAGGCCATCCTGCAGGCTCTGGCCGAGCAGAGCCGCATTGTCCGTCTGCCCCTGAACCGGGTCGGGACTCTTCACAAAATCGGCAAGATATCCAGTTCGCTCGAGCAGGGTCTGGGGCGGGAGCCGTCCCCCGATGAAATCGCCCGGGAACTCGATCTATCGGAGATGGAAGTTTCCGATACTCTGAAAATCTCCAATTCGCATCTGTCGCTCGATGCCCCTTTTTCGGTTTCGGAGGATAATTCCCTCATCGATATCCTTGAGGATGAATTTCAGCCGGCGCCGGACGAGGAACTTCTCGATCAGTCGCTAAAACTGGAGATCGAAAAAGCGCTGGATACTCTCACGGCGCGCGAAGCCGAAGTTATCAGTCTCTATTTCGGACTGAATCATGAGAAGGCTCTCACGCTCGAGGAGATCGGGGCCCGCTTTTCTCTGACCCGCGAGCGGGTCCGGCAGATAAAGGAGAAGGCGATCCGTCGCCTCCGTCACGCCTCCCGCAGCCGCTCCTTACGGGCCTATTTGAATTAATTTATTTTGCTGCTATTTTGAGGGGAATCCGATTGGATTCCCTTTTTTTATTCTACGGTGACTTCAAAATCGCAGTCATTTCCCAGCCTCCCTAGGCGATCGAAAAATCCCATTAATACTTTATACTTGCCGGGTGTCAGTTCAAATTTTTGATATATCAATAGATGCCTGCCAGATGGCCAATCCTTTGTAGGTGGGGCAGGCATAAAGTCAAAATTCATTATATCATCGCTATTCTCTGGATTAATATGAAGCAACACCTTCAAATTGCGCGTGATATTTCCCCTGGCATATAAATCAAAAAAAACACCAGTCGCAATCCCGGATTTTGATTCCAAATAAACATTAGATAGGATTATCTGATCATCAAAATTATGCTCCTTGGCCATTATGATTGAACGATAGATTTTCTCACCGGAAATCTTCAGCATAAATTTGGCGATCGGATAAGTCACAAAAAAAAATAGAATGGCGATAATCACAAGACAGAAGGCTCTTTTCACGCCGGATGGGATTGTGATAGATTTCCTGCCAGCAATATTTATCTGATTCATATGAGCTTCAGTGTTGTCTCCAATCTTTTTACGGGCCGCTCCCCCTGATGGACTGCCAGCTGTTGAAATTACCTTATTCAAAGCCCGCACGGATATCATGTATATCGCATATAGGACAATGGCGATAATAATAGCTGAAGCCGCAAGCGATGGGAAAAATAATCTTGAACCTTGAAACTGAGTAAAGCCGATCATGGCGGCATAGTAGAAATATGTAGTTCCTAAAATAAGAAAGGGGCGTAAC comes from the Candidatus Zixiibacteriota bacterium genome and includes:
- a CDS encoding RNA polymerase, sigma 70 subunit, RpoD subfamily, with the translated sequence MAKQSLKYRDEDRSLDLYLREIGETPLIPAEEEVRLAKQIRQGSKQALESLTKANLRFVVSVAKQYQNQGLSLADLINEGNIGLIKAAKRFDETRGFKFISYAVWWIRQAILQALAEQSRIVRLPLNRVGTLHKIGKISSSLEQGLGREPSPDEIARELDLSEMEVSDTLKISNSHLSLDAPFSVSEDNSLIDILEDEFQPAPDEELLDQSLKLEIEKALDTLTAREAEVISLYFGLNHEKALTLEEIGARFSLTRERVRQIKEKAIRRLRHASRSRSLRAYLN